A segment of the Syntrophales bacterium genome:
GGCAAAGGTTTCGTCGTCCTTGAAGAATCCAAGCCACGCAGCATCGTAGCCTCGTGCCTCTATCATGATATCGCAGGCTTTCCGGAGCAGGCTGTCACGATCCTTTTTCTTGATGATGAGTTGGTTGATGTTGCGAATGGCCCGAAGGATGGTGTTGAGGTGGATAATGCGTTCCTCTGCCTGCTTTCGATCCGCTATATTTAATAAAAGCTCTCGGTTAACACTACAACGCCGGTTGGTTGACATTTGATTAGTCATGGTGTATACTCCTGAAAAACAACAGGAGGTGTGCCATGACGGAGGACGATTTGAGAGAACTGATGCCTCAATTGGAGGCATATCACAGTCGGTTTCACAGTTTCTTTTGTCGCTCTGAAGGCAGAAAGTGGGGCATGAAATATTTGCAGGGTCTGATGATGCCTATTGAGCGAAAGAACGTGGAGAACATTGCCGAGGAAGTGGGTGCGCCACCCCGGAAACTGCAGGAGTTTTTGAGTGATTCTCCCTGGAATGACGAAGGGTGTATTGAAGAGCACCAGCGCTTTGTGGGTGAGCTGTTTGGCGCCCCAAACGGCGTTGTGATTTTCGACGATACGGGCTTTCCCAAAAAGGGTGATAAATCTGCGGGCGTGGGAAGACAGTATTCCGGCACAATGGGCAAGACGGACAACTGCCAGGTTGGGGTGTTCATGTCTTATGCGTCTGTTCATGGTCATACCCTGGCGGATCGGCGGCTGTATATCCTGTCTCAGTGGTTTGAAGAGACCGCCTTGGAGAGAAGGAAGAGATCGGGTATCCCTCAAGGTGTTCGATTCAAAACAAAGATTGAACTGGCCATGGAGATGCTGGACAGGGCCAACGAGAGAGGCCATTTGCTGTTTCAGTGGGTCAGCGGCGACTGTGCCTACGGGGATGCCCATGAGTTTCGGAAGCACATTGCAGGTATGGGGAAATGGTATTGTTTTGAAGTCTATTACGACACTCATATCTGGACGGACGACCCTGCCTGGAAAGTGCCGCCGGTTATGGAGAGCAGACGGGGAAGAAAACCGAAGCATCCGAAACCGACGGAGGGATCTCCGCCTGCCGTGACCGCATCGTCTCTCGTCTCTTCTATTCCTGATAATCAATGGCAGCGAGTCTGCCTGCGTGAAGGAGACAAGGGGCCGCAGGAATTTGAATTTGCTCGCCTGCGGGTCTTTGAAAAATGGAACGGGAGACCGGGACCGGCTTCCTGGCTGATGATCAGGAGGTCTTTGCAAACAGGAGATAGAGAGATCAAGTTTTACCTGTCCAACGCTCCGGAAACTGTCTCCATCTCTGAAATGGCCTGGGCAGGATGTCAGCGCTGGAGCATCGAGGTTGACTTCAAGCTGGCCAAGGGTGAAGTCGGTCTCGACCATTATGAACTGACGAAATATCGGGGCTGGTATCACCATATCACACTCTCGATACTTGCTCTTGCATTCCTGAAGGCCGTGCAGCTGCAATGGGGAAAAAAAATGTGTGTCGGCCACTGTTCCTGAGATCCGAAGGCTCTTGGAGGTGGTTCTCCCAAGAATCACATGGAGCCCTCAAGACGTGATCGCCTGGTTTATGAAGCAGCGGCGTAACAAAGAAAAATCCAGAAACTCTTATAAGAAAAAATGGCTAAAGAATCATCCTACATAAACCACAACAACCGGCGTTGTAGTGTTAA
Coding sequences within it:
- a CDS encoding IS701 family transposase, which translates into the protein MTEDDLRELMPQLEAYHSRFHSFFCRSEGRKWGMKYLQGLMMPIERKNVENIAEEVGAPPRKLQEFLSDSPWNDEGCIEEHQRFVGELFGAPNGVVIFDDTGFPKKGDKSAGVGRQYSGTMGKTDNCQVGVFMSYASVHGHTLADRRLYILSQWFEETALERRKRSGIPQGVRFKTKIELAMEMLDRANERGHLLFQWVSGDCAYGDAHEFRKHIAGMGKWYCFEVYYDTHIWTDDPAWKVPPVMESRRGRKPKHPKPTEGSPPAVTASSLVSSIPDNQWQRVCLREGDKGPQEFEFARLRVFEKWNGRPGPASWLMIRRSLQTGDREIKFYLSNAPETVSISEMAWAGCQRWSIEVDFKLAKGEVGLDHYELTKYRGWYHHITLSILALAFLKAVQLQWGKKMCVGHCS